The following proteins are co-located in the Rattus norvegicus strain BN/NHsdMcwi chromosome X, GRCr8, whole genome shotgun sequence genome:
- the Glra4 gene encoding glycine receptor subunit alpha-4 precursor, with amino-acid sequence MTTLVPASLFLLLWTLPGKVLLSVALAKEDVKSGPKGSQPMSPSDFLDKLMGRTSGYDARIRPNFKGPPVNVTCNIFINSFGSVTETTMDYRVNVFLRQQWNDPRLAYREYPDDSLDLDPSMLDSIWKPDLFFANEKGANFHEVTTDNKLLRIFKNGNVLYSIRLTLILSCPMDLKNFPMDIQTCTMQLESFGYTMNDLMFEWLEDAPAVQVAEGLTLPQFILRDEKDLGYCTKHYNTGKFTCIEVKFHLERQMGYYLIQMYIPSLLIVILSWVSFWINMDAAPARVGLGITTVLTMTTQSSGSRASLPKVSYVKAIDIWMAVCLLFVFAALLEYAAVNFVSRQHKEFMRLRRKQRRRHMEEDIIREGRFYFRGYGLGHCLQARDGGPMEGSSIYSPQPPTTLLKEGETMRKVYVDRAKRIDTISRAVFPFTFLVFNIFYWVVYKVLRSEDIHQAL; translated from the exons ATGACAACTCTTGTTCCAGCaagcctcttccttcttctctggaCCTTGCCAGGGAAGGTCCTCCTCAG TGTGGCTTTGGCAAAAGAGGATGTCAAATCTGGGCCCAAAGGATCCCAGCCCATGTCCCCCTCTGATTTCTTGGACAAGCTTATGGGACGAACATCTGGATATGATGCTAGGATTAGGCCCAATTTCAAAG GTCCACCTGTGAATGTGACCTGCAACATCTTCATCAACAGTTTTGGCTCCGTCACTGAGACCACCATG GACTACCGGGTAAATGTCTTCTTGCGGCAGCAGTGGAATGACCCACGTCTGGCCTACCGAGAATATCCAGATGACTCTCTGGATCTAGACCCATCCATGCTCGATTCTATTTGGAAGCCAGACCTCTTCTTTGCCAATGAGAAAGGGGCCAACTTCCATGAGGTGACCACAGACAACAAGTTACTGCGCATCTTCAAGAATGGGAATGTTCTCTACAGCATCAG ATTGACCCTCATTTTGTCCTGCCCAATGGACCTCAAGAACTTCCCAATGGACATCCAGACCTGCACGATGCAGCTGGAAAGTT TTGGCTACACCATGAATGACCTCATGTTTGAGTGGCTAGAAGATGCTCCTGCTGTCCAAGTGGCTGAGGGGTTGACTCTACCCCAATTTATCTTGCGGGATGAGAAGGATCTAGGTTACTGTACCAAGCATTACAACACAG GAAAATTCACTTGCATTGAGGTAAAGTTTCACCTGGAGCGGCAGATGGGCTACTATCTGATTCAAATGTACATCCCCAGTCTACTCATTGTCATCCTGTCCTGGGTCTCCTTCTGGATCAACATGGATGCCGCCCCTGCTCGTGTAGGCCTTGGTATCACCACTGTCCTCACCATGACAACTCAGAGCTCTGGATCCAGGGCCTCTTTGCCTAAG GTGTCCTATGTGAAGGCAATTGACATCTGGATGGCTGTATGCCTGCTGTTTGTATTTGCTGCTTTGCTTGAGTATGCTGCAGTCAATTTTGTCTCTCGTCAGCATAAGGAATTTATGAGACTTCGTAGAAAGCAGAGACGTCGACACATG GAAGAAGACATCATAAGAGAGGGCCGCTTCTATTTTCGTGGCTATGGCCTAGGACACTGCCTACAAGCAAGGGATGGAGGTCCAATGGAAGGCTCCAGCATTTACAGTCCCCAACCTCCAACCACTCTTCTAAAGGAGGGAGAAACCATGAGGAAAGTCTATGTGGACCGAGCCAAGAGAATTGACACCATCTCCAGAGCTGTCTTCCCTTTTACTTTTCTTGTCTTCAATATCTTCTATTGGGTTGTGTATAAAGTGCTAAGGTCAGAAGATATCCACCAGGCACTGTGA
- the Glra4 gene encoding glycine receptor subunit alpha-4 isoform X1, whose protein sequence is MSNLGPKDPSPCPPLISWTSLWDEHLDMMLGLGPISKDYRVNVFLRQQWNDPRLAYREYPDDSLDLDPSMLDSIWKPDLFFANEKGANFHEVTTDNKLLRIFKNGNVLYSIRLTLILSCPMDLKNFPMDIQTCTMQLESFGYTMNDLMFEWLEDAPAVQVAEGLTLPQFILRDEKDLGYCTKHYNTGKFTCIEVKFHLERQMGYYLIQMYIPSLLIVILSWVSFWINMDAAPARVGLGITTVLTMTTQSSGSRASLPKVSYVKAIDIWMAVCLLFVFAALLEYAAVNFVSRQHKEFMRLRRKQRRRHMEEDIIREGRFYFRGYGLGHCLQARDGGPMEGSSIYSPQPPTTLLKEGETMRKVYVDRAKRIDTISRAVFPFTFLVFNIFYWVVYKVLRSEDIHQAL, encoded by the exons ATGTCAAATCTGGGCCCAAAGGATCCCAGCCCATGTCCCCCTCTGATTTCTTGGACAAGCTTATGGGACGAACATCTGGATATGATGCTAGGATTAGGCCCAATTTCAAAG GACTACCGGGTAAATGTCTTCTTGCGGCAGCAGTGGAATGACCCACGTCTGGCCTACCGAGAATATCCAGATGACTCTCTGGATCTAGACCCATCCATGCTCGATTCTATTTGGAAGCCAGACCTCTTCTTTGCCAATGAGAAAGGGGCCAACTTCCATGAGGTGACCACAGACAACAAGTTACTGCGCATCTTCAAGAATGGGAATGTTCTCTACAGCATCAG ATTGACCCTCATTTTGTCCTGCCCAATGGACCTCAAGAACTTCCCAATGGACATCCAGACCTGCACGATGCAGCTGGAAAGTT TTGGCTACACCATGAATGACCTCATGTTTGAGTGGCTAGAAGATGCTCCTGCTGTCCAAGTGGCTGAGGGGTTGACTCTACCCCAATTTATCTTGCGGGATGAGAAGGATCTAGGTTACTGTACCAAGCATTACAACACAG GAAAATTCACTTGCATTGAGGTAAAGTTTCACCTGGAGCGGCAGATGGGCTACTATCTGATTCAAATGTACATCCCCAGTCTACTCATTGTCATCCTGTCCTGGGTCTCCTTCTGGATCAACATGGATGCCGCCCCTGCTCGTGTAGGCCTTGGTATCACCACTGTCCTCACCATGACAACTCAGAGCTCTGGATCCAGGGCCTCTTTGCCTAAG GTGTCCTATGTGAAGGCAATTGACATCTGGATGGCTGTATGCCTGCTGTTTGTATTTGCTGCTTTGCTTGAGTATGCTGCAGTCAATTTTGTCTCTCGTCAGCATAAGGAATTTATGAGACTTCGTAGAAAGCAGAGACGTCGACACATG GAAGAAGACATCATAAGAGAGGGCCGCTTCTATTTTCGTGGCTATGGCCTAGGACACTGCCTACAAGCAAGGGATGGAGGTCCAATGGAAGGCTCCAGCATTTACAGTCCCCAACCTCCAACCACTCTTCTAAAGGAGGGAGAAACCATGAGGAAAGTCTATGTGGACCGAGCCAAGAGAATTGACACCATCTCCAGAGCTGTCTTCCCTTTTACTTTTCTTGTCTTCAATATCTTCTATTGGGTTGTGTATAAAGTGCTAAGGTCAGAAGATATCCACCAGGCACTGTGA